One segment of Allorhodopirellula heiligendammensis DNA contains the following:
- a CDS encoding arylsulfatase → MLTVNASAQGSKPNILMIMGDDIGYWNISSFHNGVMGYDTPNIDRLAKEGGRLVTYYGQQSCTAGRAAFITGQTPFRTGLTKVGMPGAKLGIQPQDATIAEMLKPLGYMTGQFGKNHLGDRDEFLPTAHGFDEFFGNLYHLNSEEEPENPDYPKSPEFRKKFGPRGVLSATADGKIEDTGPLTKKRMETIDEEVLAKAKDFLDRATEADKPFFCWFNTTRMHNFTHVKEENLGKTGLGFYADGMVEHDALVGQLLDYVDKLKLTENTIVIYTTDNGPMVCLYPDSATTPFRGEKNTNWEGGWRVPALVRWPGTVKPGTVYRDIVSGEDWFPTLLRAAGIADVKEQLLKGMTAGEKTFKVHLDGYDQTDYLSGKSDKSAREEFFYFSAEGDLMAVRHGRVKAHFLIQEHTGLDVWRMPLTTLTAPLFFDLEVDPGERGMEGDNYNDWWYRRAYLAVPLQNIVGKMMETFKEFPPRQKSASFTIEQASDALSQPGSTGK, encoded by the coding sequence ATGCTTACCGTCAATGCATCCGCCCAGGGCTCCAAGCCCAACATCCTGATGATCATGGGTGATGATATTGGTTACTGGAATATCAGCTCTTTCCATAATGGCGTAATGGGATACGACACGCCAAACATCGATCGATTGGCTAAAGAAGGTGGCCGGCTGGTGACGTACTACGGCCAGCAAAGCTGTACCGCCGGACGCGCCGCTTTCATCACCGGTCAAACTCCATTTCGGACTGGACTCACCAAGGTCGGCATGCCCGGAGCCAAGCTAGGTATTCAACCGCAAGACGCAACCATCGCTGAAATGCTCAAGCCGCTTGGCTACATGACCGGACAGTTTGGAAAAAATCACCTCGGTGATCGCGATGAATTCCTCCCCACCGCGCACGGATTCGACGAATTCTTTGGCAACCTCTATCACCTGAATTCCGAGGAAGAGCCTGAGAACCCCGATTATCCCAAGAGCCCTGAGTTTCGGAAGAAATTTGGCCCTCGCGGTGTCCTCAGCGCCACTGCGGACGGAAAGATCGAGGATACTGGGCCGTTGACGAAAAAGCGAATGGAAACGATCGACGAAGAAGTGCTTGCTAAGGCTAAAGATTTTCTCGATCGTGCGACAGAGGCCGACAAGCCATTTTTCTGCTGGTTCAACACAACACGCATGCACAATTTCACGCATGTGAAGGAGGAAAATCTCGGCAAGACTGGCCTCGGCTTCTACGCCGACGGCATGGTCGAGCATGACGCCCTTGTCGGCCAACTTCTTGACTACGTCGATAAGCTGAAACTAACCGAAAACACCATCGTCATCTACACAACTGACAATGGACCCATGGTTTGTCTTTATCCCGATTCCGCCACGACACCTTTTCGTGGGGAGAAGAATACGAATTGGGAAGGCGGCTGGCGCGTGCCCGCGCTGGTACGCTGGCCCGGTACCGTGAAGCCAGGCACCGTTTACCGCGATATCGTCTCCGGTGAAGATTGGTTCCCAACCCTACTTCGGGCAGCCGGAATTGCGGATGTCAAGGAGCAGTTGCTGAAGGGCATGACCGCCGGCGAAAAGACATTCAAAGTACATCTGGATGGTTACGACCAAACCGACTATTTGTCCGGAAAATCTGACAAGAGTGCTCGAGAGGAATTCTTTTACTTTAGTGCCGAAGGCGACCTAATGGCAGTTCGTCACGGCCGGGTAAAAGCCCACTTCCTCATTCAGGAACATACTGGCCTTGACGTGTGGCGGATGCCGCTGACCACGCTGACCGCACCACTTTTCTTTGACCTCGAAGTCGATCCCGGCGAACGTGGCATGGAAGGCGATAATTACAACGACTGGTGGTATCGACGCGCCTATCTGGCGGTGCCTCTACAAAACATAGTTGGGAAAATGATGGAGACGTTCAAAGAATTTCCTCCTCGACAAAAGTCAGCTAGCTTTACCATTGAACAAGCCAGCGATGCGCTCAGTCAACCGGGTTCAACTGGTAAGTAA
- a CDS encoding sulfatase-like hydrolase/transferase — MNTQDFIFFLIVAVGCSSTAFADDAPTNVFAPTVQTKEYFEPFIPRPDQETEAADKLAALEKKFGRKPNVLILLVDDMGWGDPGCYGGGLLIGAPTPNIDRLASQGLKLLNTYPIAAT; from the coding sequence ATGAATACTCAGGATTTCATTTTTTTCCTGATCGTCGCAGTAGGATGTTCGTCGACCGCATTCGCTGACGATGCGCCAACTAATGTGTTCGCTCCGACAGTTCAGACCAAAGAGTATTTTGAGCCATTCATTCCTCGACCTGATCAGGAAACGGAGGCTGCCGACAAACTGGCTGCGTTAGAAAAGAAGTTCGGTCGCAAACCGAACGTCCTGATCTTACTGGTCGACGACATGGGTTGGGGAGATCCCGGTTGCTACGGTGGCGGCCTGTTGATCGGTGCGCCGACGCCGAATATCGATCGACTGGCTTCGCAGGGCCTCAAGCTGCTCAACACCTACCCTATCGCCGCGACTTGA
- a CDS encoding protein kinase domain-containing protein — translation MYDDQRITQLLERILATGCDPADACKACPELLPAVRQRLDDVQSIEQQLNEMFPDSDNATDQSRQESEVAKGQLPHFADYDVLEILGSGGMGVVFSARHRKLNRTVAIKMLRSGPFASHAEKLRFAREFHAIAALQHPHIVQIYDVGETEGRSFFSMELLEGGSLAERLAGTPQPDRQAAEKIFVLAGAVEFAHSNGVVHRDLKPANVLLSADGILKVVDFGLARHMDRDPAITVSGMRLGTPSYMAPEQARGDCKVVGTSVDVYALGAILYEMLTGRAPFRAETVAETQRQVIELEVLAPSHINASVPRDLETICLKCLRKLPEQRYASASELADDLKRFLNREPIHARPVGRVERLASWIRRNPALAGFLFTSVALIGFASEFTLQHYKAESQRRIEREKWTQRLAFVLSLEEEGRFTEARAILGRMPDGGSGVLREQIVKAQTELDLAEKLDAIRLSRGKYVPGGIDYQESSDAYRAAFQEARIGAVGLDEPDVVASRIKLSTVHVALIAALDDWAACAPAESRAWILEVARQADPNSWRDEVRHQEMWANVDRLQELADVAEIDEQPVTLLVAMGTRWRRLGGDPTEFLERVHHHYPQDFWLNFELGHLLSQHKSQLAIGHNLAALALRPNASAVHYNLAVNFESLNQLDEAIYYYQRVLESEPWHGRAEHQLAWTLLKSGHADDSIAHFRCAIELQHSESSTNQGLRTALLSLGRLEEARVVWERVFNEIHSVHEDVDGYAELCLFLGQEDRYIDACELLLERFGDTTNPLICERVGRACLLKPRSMEVRLAAERLIDRALSLKLSPDQDWARPYLLFAKALSEYRHERPREAITILQNEAGGVLPPAPNLVRAMALHAIGESNASRRELETAELAMDEVQSVNREAWMCKLLHREAVALTSRGSVSPDNRASQVPTDSP, via the coding sequence ATGTACGACGATCAACGCATCACGCAACTGTTGGAACGCATTCTGGCTACGGGCTGCGATCCCGCCGACGCCTGTAAAGCCTGCCCGGAACTCTTGCCTGCCGTTCGCCAGCGATTGGACGATGTTCAAAGCATCGAACAGCAGCTCAACGAGATGTTTCCTGATTCTGACAATGCAACAGATCAGTCCCGCCAGGAATCGGAAGTAGCCAAAGGGCAGCTCCCACACTTTGCGGATTACGACGTCCTTGAGATTCTCGGCAGCGGCGGAATGGGAGTCGTCTTCAGCGCGAGACATCGCAAACTCAATCGAACCGTGGCAATTAAAATGTTGCGATCTGGGCCGTTTGCGAGTCACGCAGAAAAGCTTCGTTTCGCGCGTGAATTTCATGCAATCGCCGCATTGCAACACCCCCACATTGTGCAGATTTATGACGTGGGTGAAACGGAGGGGCGATCTTTCTTCTCAATGGAACTTCTGGAAGGAGGAAGTTTAGCCGAACGACTTGCTGGCACACCTCAGCCAGATCGGCAAGCAGCAGAAAAGATATTTGTCCTGGCAGGTGCGGTCGAGTTTGCGCATTCGAATGGCGTCGTGCATCGAGATCTGAAACCTGCCAACGTCTTGTTGTCAGCGGACGGAATTTTAAAGGTTGTTGACTTTGGACTGGCTCGCCACATGGACCGAGATCCGGCAATTACTGTCAGTGGAATGCGGCTGGGAACCCCCAGCTACATGGCGCCTGAGCAGGCCAGAGGGGATTGCAAAGTCGTTGGGACTTCCGTGGACGTGTACGCCTTAGGGGCCATTCTCTACGAAATGCTCACGGGACGAGCCCCCTTTCGGGCAGAGACCGTCGCTGAGACACAAAGACAAGTCATTGAACTTGAGGTTTTAGCGCCATCGCACATTAACGCCAGCGTTCCTCGTGACCTTGAAACGATCTGCCTTAAGTGTTTAAGGAAACTACCAGAGCAACGCTACGCTTCGGCATCAGAACTTGCTGACGACTTGAAGCGATTTCTGAATCGTGAACCCATTCATGCACGTCCTGTCGGCCGAGTGGAGCGACTGGCGAGTTGGATACGACGCAATCCTGCATTGGCAGGTTTCTTGTTCACGTCTGTCGCATTGATTGGATTCGCAAGCGAGTTTACCCTGCAACATTACAAAGCCGAATCGCAACGTCGGATCGAAAGGGAGAAGTGGACACAGCGGTTGGCGTTCGTACTCTCACTCGAGGAAGAAGGAAGATTTACTGAAGCCCGCGCGATACTCGGTCGCATGCCAGATGGTGGCTCGGGCGTACTTCGAGAACAAATCGTGAAAGCCCAAACCGAACTTGATCTAGCCGAGAAACTGGATGCGATTCGATTAAGTCGGGGAAAGTACGTTCCCGGTGGTATCGACTATCAAGAATCGAGCGACGCATACCGAGCTGCCTTTCAGGAAGCTCGAATTGGAGCAGTCGGTTTAGACGAGCCTGACGTCGTCGCTTCGCGTATCAAGCTGTCGACGGTTCACGTCGCTTTGATAGCCGCCCTGGACGATTGGGCCGCCTGCGCACCTGCAGAATCGCGCGCGTGGATTCTCGAAGTAGCTCGCCAAGCCGATCCAAACTCCTGGCGTGACGAAGTGCGACACCAGGAGATGTGGGCGAACGTCGATCGATTGCAGGAGTTGGCGGATGTTGCGGAAATCGATGAGCAACCAGTGACTTTGCTAGTTGCAATGGGCACTCGTTGGCGACGGCTTGGTGGTGACCCCACCGAATTTCTGGAGCGAGTACATCATCACTACCCCCAGGATTTCTGGCTCAACTTCGAACTCGGCCACTTACTAAGTCAGCACAAATCTCAATTGGCGATTGGTCACAATCTCGCGGCACTTGCACTCCGGCCAAACGCATCTGCGGTCCACTACAATCTCGCGGTCAATTTCGAATCGCTCAATCAACTCGACGAGGCAATATATTATTACCAACGCGTGCTCGAATCTGAGCCTTGGCACGGTCGGGCGGAGCATCAACTTGCTTGGACACTGCTCAAGAGTGGTCATGCTGACGATTCGATTGCTCATTTCCGATGTGCAATCGAACTTCAGCATTCTGAAAGCTCAACGAATCAGGGGCTGCGCACCGCCCTATTAAGTCTTGGCCGGCTGGAGGAAGCAAGGGTGGTATGGGAGAGAGTATTCAATGAAATTCATTCAGTGCATGAAGATGTCGATGGATATGCGGAGCTGTGTCTGTTTCTTGGACAGGAAGACCGCTACATCGATGCATGTGAATTGCTACTTGAGCGATTTGGCGACACAACCAACCCGCTCATCTGCGAGAGGGTTGGTCGTGCTTGCCTCTTGAAGCCTCGCTCGATGGAGGTTCGCCTCGCGGCAGAACGTCTCATTGACCGCGCGCTGAGTCTCAAATTGTCGCCGGACCAGGATTGGGCGCGTCCGTATTTGTTGTTTGCAAAAGCATTATCCGAATATCGTCACGAACGGCCGCGTGAAGCGATCACAATACTTCAGAACGAAGCTGGAGGTGTGTTACCGCCCGCTCCAAATCTGGTGCGGGCCATGGCGCTGCACGCGATTGGGGAATCCAATGCATCTCGTCGCGAGCTTGAAACGGCGGAGCTCGCGATGGATGAAGTTCAAAGTGTCAACCGAGAGGCTTGGATGTGCAAGCTGTTGCACCGCGAAGCTGTCGCGTTGACATCGCGTGGGAGTGTATCGCCTGATAATCGAGCTAGTCAGGTGCCGACGGACTCTCCTTGA
- a CDS encoding ISAs1 family transposase, giving the protein MERSASLVDQLGYVTDPRRGEPIYPLVNVLFMMICGVIAGADDFVAIARFANTKKEWLAKFLDMSMGVPSHDRFNAILNSIKPEEFEPILLAWMTQLHKITNGQVIAIDGKTLRRSYDHATGKAAIHMVSAWATANHITLGQTVVDEKSNEITAIPKLLQIIEVSGGLVTIDAMGCQTEIAAKIIAEGADYCLAVKGNQPKLHEGIKAYFLDHLEDDFARIDVTEHHTHETAHGRIDDRSYYTCTVPDDFPDRSRWQDLKAIGMSINNTSRRKGDDIAVRYYIISKLLPGEEFAGAVRDHWGIENSCHWQLDVAFSEDQCRVRKGHGDQNLSTLRRTALSLLKQEKTARCGIKNKRLTAGWDDDYMEKVVFSR; this is encoded by the coding sequence ATGGAACGCTCCGCTTCGCTGGTGGATCAACTTGGATATGTTACCGATCCGCGTCGAGGAGAACCAATTTATCCTTTGGTCAATGTGTTGTTTATGATGATTTGCGGAGTCATTGCTGGGGCAGATGACTTTGTAGCGATCGCTAGGTTTGCCAACACCAAAAAGGAGTGGCTCGCAAAGTTCTTGGACATGTCCATGGGCGTTCCTTCACATGATCGATTCAACGCAATTCTAAATTCGATCAAACCCGAAGAGTTCGAGCCGATCCTCCTCGCGTGGATGACACAACTGCACAAGATCACTAACGGGCAAGTCATTGCAATCGACGGCAAGACACTGCGCCGAAGTTATGATCATGCCACTGGCAAAGCGGCCATCCATATGGTCAGTGCCTGGGCGACCGCGAATCACATCACTCTTGGTCAGACAGTCGTTGATGAGAAAAGTAACGAGATCACTGCGATTCCCAAATTGCTGCAAATTATCGAGGTTTCGGGAGGTTTGGTCACCATCGACGCGATGGGATGCCAGACGGAAATCGCGGCAAAGATCATCGCTGAAGGCGCGGACTACTGCTTGGCCGTTAAAGGAAACCAGCCAAAGCTTCATGAAGGAATCAAAGCATACTTTTTGGATCATCTTGAAGATGACTTCGCCAGAATCGATGTGACGGAGCATCATACCCACGAAACCGCTCATGGGCGAATTGATGATCGCAGCTACTACACTTGTACTGTTCCCGATGATTTTCCCGATCGATCACGTTGGCAAGATCTCAAAGCGATCGGGATGTCGATCAACAACACTTCGCGCCGCAAAGGTGACGATATCGCAGTGAGATACTACATCATCAGCAAATTGCTTCCTGGAGAGGAATTTGCCGGAGCGGTGCGTGACCACTGGGGGATTGAAAATAGTTGCCACTGGCAGTTGGACGTGGCGTTTAGCGAAGATCAGTGTCGAGTTCGAAAGGGCCACGGCGATCAAAACTTAAGCACGCTCAGGCGGACAGCACTTAGCCTTTTGAAGCAAGAAAAGACCGCCAGGTGCGGAATCAAAAACAAGCGTCTGACCGCCGGATGGGACGACGACTACATGGAGAAAGTCGTTTTCAGTCGGTAA
- a CDS encoding alpha/beta fold hydrolase, producing MSSVTSADGAIIFYKDWGKPSDQPVVFHHGWPLSSDDWDSQMLFFQSKGYRVIAHDRRGHGRSSQVGDGHDMDHYAADVSAVVKHLALRDAIHIGHSTGGGEAARYVAQHGAGRVAKLVLIGAVAPLMVKTQHNPDGLPLEVFDGFREQLLANRMQFYWDVASGPFYGFNRQGATASQPVINNWWRQAMTGGAKAHYDGIQAFSETDFTDDLKAIDVPTLVMHGDDDQIVPIGASAMLSAKLLKQSTLKIYEKFSHGMCTTNSDVINADLLAFIQGESVGT from the coding sequence ATGAGCTCTGTTACGAGCGCTGATGGTGCAATCATCTTCTACAAAGACTGGGGAAAGCCCAGCGATCAGCCTGTCGTCTTTCATCATGGCTGGCCTCTCAGCTCCGATGACTGGGATTCCCAGATGCTGTTCTTCCAGTCCAAAGGCTATCGCGTAATCGCGCATGATCGACGAGGCCATGGGCGATCCAGTCAGGTTGGCGATGGACACGACATGGATCATTATGCTGCCGACGTTTCCGCCGTGGTGAAGCATCTCGCCTTACGAGACGCTATACATATTGGCCACTCCACAGGCGGGGGTGAAGCGGCTCGTTATGTTGCGCAGCACGGAGCGGGACGCGTTGCAAAACTGGTACTCATCGGCGCCGTTGCGCCACTGATGGTGAAAACGCAGCATAACCCGGATGGGCTGCCACTCGAAGTGTTTGATGGTTTTCGTGAGCAGTTGCTGGCCAACCGGATGCAGTTTTACTGGGACGTCGCCAGCGGACCTTTCTATGGCTTCAACCGGCAAGGTGCGACTGCATCGCAACCCGTGATAAATAACTGGTGGCGCCAAGCCATGACGGGTGGAGCAAAGGCACATTACGACGGCATTCAAGCCTTCTCGGAAACGGATTTCACTGACGACCTGAAGGCGATCGACGTGCCAACACTTGTCATGCATGGTGATGATGATCAGATCGTGCCCATCGGAGCTTCGGCGATGCTCTCGGCAAAACTACTGAAGCAAAGCACTCTCAAGATCTACGAAAAGTTCTCGCACGGAATGTGTACCACCAACAGCGATGTCATCAATGCGGACCTGTTGGCATTCATTCAAGGAGAGTCCGTCGGCACCTGA
- a CDS encoding DMT family transporter: MAKLIWILMALAAGSALPLQGGVNAKLGKAGASPAHAAFISFAVGTVALLAYILLTKQTVSWAGIKQLPPQYWIGGILGATYVTIVILVFPKLGPGLAFSLIVAGQMAMALFLEHYNILVAQQQSVSLGRFMGVVLIVVGVVFLKRF, encoded by the coding sequence ATGGCAAAACTGATCTGGATTCTAATGGCTCTCGCAGCAGGCTCAGCATTGCCGCTGCAAGGCGGTGTCAATGCGAAGCTTGGAAAAGCAGGAGCCAGTCCCGCTCATGCGGCGTTCATATCGTTTGCAGTCGGGACGGTGGCATTACTGGCTTATATCCTGCTGACCAAACAAACAGTCTCGTGGGCAGGCATCAAGCAGTTACCACCGCAATACTGGATCGGCGGAATACTGGGAGCCACGTACGTGACAATTGTCATCCTGGTGTTCCCAAAGCTCGGGCCTGGCCTAGCATTCAGCCTGATCGTTGCCGGGCAGATGGCGATGGCGCTGTTTCTGGAGCACTACAATATCCTTGTCGCTCAGCAACAATCGGTCAGCTTAGGACGGTTCATGGGGGTCGTGCTGATTGTCGTCGGCGTCGTGTTCCTGAAACGGTTTTAG
- a CDS encoding phospholipase D-like domain-containing protein, which yields MSDTSNPVEPLFDSGIRDNHRRGTVGDFLQQQASAGSELSIVSAYFTIYAYKALQSTLDSIGHLNFLFGEPTFVSRLDPDKNQTKAFTLLDSQLHLSNRLQQKLAARQCADWIRDKVEIRTIRQTNLLHGKMYHIDRDGVDNAILGSSNFTVRGLGLGADGNNIELNLVVDGNRDRRELKQWFLELWNDPQLVKDVKEDVILFLERLYANQSPQFVYYLTLFKLFRDYLDGNLDVDESLNRLALPDTDIWKSLFSFQKDGAKAAINKILQYNGCILADSVGLGKTYTALAVIKYFELRNERVLVLCPKKLRRNWTVYQANSRLNPFTDDRFRFDVLHHTDMSRDRGESNGIDLADINWGAYDLVVIDESHNSRNNAQAVQRPGRLRHNRQYGTLSEGSNLSC from the coding sequence ATGAGCGACACCAGCAATCCAGTCGAGCCGCTTTTCGACTCCGGCATTCGCGACAATCACCGTCGTGGAACAGTAGGTGATTTTCTGCAGCAACAAGCTTCTGCTGGATCAGAACTTTCGATCGTTTCCGCGTATTTCACGATCTATGCCTACAAGGCACTTCAGTCGACGCTCGATTCCATCGGGCATCTCAACTTTCTGTTTGGCGAGCCAACGTTTGTCAGCCGGCTCGACCCGGACAAAAATCAAACCAAAGCGTTCACGCTACTGGACTCCCAACTTCATCTCAGCAACCGACTTCAGCAAAAGCTTGCCGCAAGGCAATGTGCAGATTGGATTCGCGACAAAGTTGAAATCCGAACCATTCGGCAGACCAATCTGTTGCATGGCAAGATGTATCACATCGATCGTGACGGCGTCGACAACGCGATTTTGGGCAGCTCAAATTTCACGGTGCGTGGTTTGGGACTGGGCGCCGATGGCAACAACATTGAATTGAATCTGGTCGTTGATGGAAACCGAGACCGCCGCGAGCTGAAACAATGGTTCCTCGAATTATGGAACGATCCGCAGCTCGTCAAAGACGTCAAAGAAGACGTTATTCTTTTTCTTGAACGACTATACGCAAATCAGAGCCCGCAGTTCGTTTACTACCTGACGCTATTCAAGCTGTTTCGTGACTACCTGGACGGCAATCTCGATGTCGACGAATCGCTCAACCGACTCGCGCTGCCTGACACAGATATCTGGAAGTCGCTCTTCTCATTCCAAAAGGATGGCGCCAAAGCCGCGATCAACAAGATCCTGCAATATAATGGCTGCATCTTGGCCGACAGCGTCGGGCTGGGGAAAACGTATACAGCTCTCGCGGTGATTAAGTATTTCGAGCTTCGTAACGAACGCGTTCTCGTGCTCTGTCCTAAGAAGCTTCGTCGCAACTGGACTGTTTACCAAGCCAACAGCCGTTTGAATCCGTTTACCGATGACCGATTTCGATTCGATGTACTGCATCACACCGATATGTCACGCGATCGAGGTGAGTCCAATGGCATCGACCTTGCCGATATCAACTGGGGTGCGTACGACCTTGTCGTCATCGACGAATCCCACAATTCTCGCAACAACGCTCAGGCTGTCCAACGGCCAGGGCGATTGCGACACAATAGGCAATATGGGACACTGAGTGAAGGTTCGAATTTGAGCTGTTGA
- a CDS encoding alkene reductase, translated as MTAKHDNETLFQPLRIGAIELPHRIVMAPLTRVRATDRVPNALMEEYYCQRSSAALIISEATAISEQGYGWHGAPGIYTAEHVEGWKRIADSVHASGGRMFLQLWHMGRVSHPDYQGGRLPVGPSPIAATGEAHTPTGKKPYVVPQALSAKEIARVIDDYAEATGRARDAGFDGVEIHGANGYLIDQFLRDSANQRTDQYGGSIENRLRFLREVVTAVTDVWSADRTGVRLSPTMSGNGMADSDPIELYSRAARMLNRFQLAYLHIAEAIRPGRLFNADAPRVTPSIRAEFEGVLFANGGYEKSTAANAVRTGEADAVVFGQKFIANPDLPARLRDDAPLNEPEVATYYAPGAHGYTDYPSLVRS; from the coding sequence ATGACGGCAAAACATGACAATGAGACGCTTTTTCAACCACTCCGCATCGGTGCGATCGAACTTCCGCACAGGATCGTGATGGCTCCTTTGACGAGAGTACGTGCTACGGATCGCGTTCCGAATGCATTGATGGAAGAATACTACTGCCAGCGAAGTAGTGCTGCCCTAATCATCTCGGAAGCGACCGCCATCAGCGAGCAGGGTTATGGCTGGCACGGTGCTCCCGGCATCTACACTGCTGAACACGTCGAAGGTTGGAAGCGGATTGCCGACTCCGTTCACGCATCAGGTGGGCGAATGTTTCTGCAGTTGTGGCATATGGGCCGAGTGTCGCACCCGGACTACCAGGGCGGTCGGTTGCCAGTTGGTCCCAGCCCAATCGCGGCGACTGGGGAGGCTCACACCCCCACTGGCAAGAAGCCGTATGTGGTTCCCCAGGCCCTGAGTGCGAAGGAAATTGCACGAGTCATCGACGACTACGCCGAGGCAACCGGGCGAGCGCGGGACGCGGGATTTGATGGAGTCGAGATCCACGGCGCGAATGGATATTTGATCGACCAATTCTTGCGAGATTCCGCGAACCAACGCACGGACCAATACGGCGGCTCAATAGAGAATCGTCTGCGGTTTCTCCGCGAAGTTGTTACGGCAGTCACCGACGTATGGTCGGCGGATCGCACGGGTGTTCGCTTGAGTCCCACCATGAGTGGCAATGGGATGGCAGATAGCGATCCCATCGAATTGTATTCGCGGGCAGCGCGGATGCTTAACAGGTTCCAGCTCGCCTATCTGCATATTGCAGAAGCGATTCGACCGGGGCGACTCTTCAACGCGGATGCACCCCGCGTGACACCTTCCATTCGAGCCGAATTTGAGGGCGTGCTATTCGCCAACGGTGGCTACGAAAAATCGACGGCAGCCAATGCGGTACGAACAGGGGAAGCCGATGCAGTTGTGTTCGGCCAGAAGTTCATCGCCAACCCAGATTTGCCGGCAAGGCTCAGGGATGACGCACCGCTCAACGAGCCCGAAGTCGCGACGTACTATGCGCCCGGAGCACACGGCTACACCGACTACCCGTCGCTGGTCAGGAGCTGA
- a CDS encoding LysR family transcriptional regulator, with amino-acid sequence MELRHLRYFVAVASELSFSRAAEKSLVAQPALSTQIADLEREIGTPLFFRNKRVVRLTVAGAVFLKEAQAILDASEAAKLNALRASRGEFGELSIGFFAAPTMLFLPDLIRRFRLQYPDVTIQMFEMTPDKQLAALERGEINIAFTRPLPPGHPDLATQILFRERLLAVMAETHPLSSRRRVRLSDLAEERFVLLDRGVAISLYDHIIAACSSAGFSPVVAGGADLMATVLTMVAAEQGISIVPEGVQNLRNQQISFVSIGPAMEPIPLVMCSHKDHTNPTRDAFLQLVHERKTEIQQEFVRRPGVQKSARRNRT; translated from the coding sequence ATGGAACTACGACATCTTCGTTACTTCGTCGCCGTGGCCTCCGAACTGAGTTTTTCCAGAGCGGCTGAGAAGTCGTTAGTTGCCCAGCCTGCGTTGAGCACTCAGATTGCTGATTTGGAGCGGGAAATCGGGACCCCACTGTTTTTCCGCAACAAGCGAGTCGTACGTTTGACAGTGGCCGGGGCCGTGTTCCTTAAGGAAGCTCAAGCCATCCTGGACGCTTCCGAAGCAGCCAAGCTGAACGCGCTTCGTGCTTCACGCGGCGAATTCGGTGAATTGTCGATTGGATTTTTTGCGGCACCCACCATGTTGTTTCTCCCTGATTTGATCAGGCGGTTTCGACTGCAGTATCCGGATGTCACCATCCAGATGTTCGAAATGACGCCGGACAAACAGTTGGCTGCACTTGAACGCGGCGAGATCAACATAGCTTTTACACGACCATTGCCCCCAGGCCATCCGGACCTCGCCACGCAGATTCTGTTTCGTGAACGTCTGCTCGCCGTCATGGCCGAGACCCACCCACTTTCGTCGCGTCGGCGAGTCCGACTGAGCGATCTTGCCGAAGAGCGATTTGTTCTTTTGGACCGCGGCGTTGCGATCAGCCTTTACGACCACATTATCGCAGCGTGTTCGTCGGCAGGGTTTTCGCCCGTGGTCGCTGGTGGTGCCGACCTGATGGCCACTGTGTTAACGATGGTGGCCGCCGAACAGGGCATCAGCATTGTGCCCGAAGGCGTTCAGAATCTTCGCAATCAGCAGATTTCTTTCGTCTCGATCGGGCCAGCGATGGAGCCAATCCCGTTGGTCATGTGCAGCCACAAAGATCATACAAACCCAACCCGAGATGCATTTCTGCAACTCGTTCACGAGCGAAAAACGGAAATCCAGCAAGAGTTTGTGAGGCGGCCTGGAGTGCAAAAATCGGCAAGAAGGAACCGAACATGA